The Rhodococcus sp. B50 DNA window TCCCCGGCGCGGTAACACGCCTGCCGGATCGGATCCCACTCGCGGAGCAGGTGCCGTTCGGGTTCGAACTCGTAGGAGGCGGCGACACCGGCCTCGATGACGGACTGGCGCTTGTCCATGTCGAGGAATGCCGCGACCATCGCATCGTGTGCACGACGAGCCGCGGGATCTTCCGTATCTTCCCCGCCGAACAGGCGGCGCGTCCATCGGCTCGCCACAGAACCGAATGGTACTGGGCGCACGTCCGCAGGGCCGACGCGTTGCCTTTCCGCCGGTCGGAGCCGTGGTCCGTGCAGATCACGGAAGCGCTGCGCGGGACCGGGCATAGTGGATATGGGCGTACCCCACGCCAACAACTAGTGTGGGGAGAAACGCACACCGGGCGTGCCCTACACCGGTACGTCGACCGTTGGAACGATCGAAAGGACCCCGCATGGGTGTCAGCTTGACCAAGGGCGGAAACGTCTCCCTGACCAAGGAAGCTCCGAACCTGACGGCAGTGTCCGTCGGCCTGGGCTGGGACGTTCGCAGCACCACCGGCACCGACTTCGACCTCGATGCCAGCGCCATCGCGACCGGGGCGGACAAGAAGGTCGTGTCCGACCAGCACTTCATCTTCTTCAACAACCTCAAGTCGCCCGACGGCGCGATCGAGCACGCCGGCGACAACCGCACCGGCGAGGGCGAGGGCGACGACGAGGTCATCAACGTCGATCTCGCCGCCACGCCGGCGAACATCGAGAGCATCTTCTTCCCGGTCTCGATCTACGATGCCGACTCGCGCAGCCAGTCGTTCGGCCAGGTCCGCAACGCGTACATCCGCGTCGTCGACCGTGCGAACGGTAACGAACTCGCTCGTTACGACCTGTCCGAGGACGCGTCGACCGAGACCGCGATGGTGTTCGGCGAGCTGTACCGCAACGGTGCGGAGTGGAAGTTCCGCGCCATCGGCCAGGGCTACGCGTCCGGTCTGGCGGGCATCGCTCGCGACTACGGCGTCAACGTCTAGTTCGTAGTCCGCCGGATCCGGCTTCGGTCGCCTCGTACCGCAGCCGGACCCGGCGCTCCGGGTCACCCCGATGGTGTGCAACCGACATCTGCAGTAACCACCCTGCAATGCCCTGATTCCTACGAGAAAGGCCACGCTTCGTGGTTCTGCGAATATTCGGTGCCTCCTTTGCGGTCACCGTCGTCTCTCTGGTGGTCGCCTTCCTCTACGGCGGCCCCGAAGCTCTGTTCCTCTGCGTGATCCTCGGCATCCTCGAGGTGTCGCTGTCGTTCGACAACGCAGTCATCAACGCCACCGTGCTGCGGCGGATGAGCGAGTTCTGGCAGAAGATCTTCCTCACCATCGGCATCCTCATCGCCGTCTTCGGTATGCGTCTGATCTTCCCCCTCGCGATCGTGTGGGTGGCGTCCGGACTCGGACCGATCGAGGCGTTGAATCTCGCGCTCAATCCGCCGGCCGACGGAGCCGCCTACTTCCCGGACGGCAGCCCCAGCTACGAGACCCTGATCACCGACGCGCATCCGCAGATCGCAGCGTTCGGCGGCATGTTCCTGCTGATGCTGTTCCTGCACTTCATCCTCGAAGACCGCGACATCAAGTGGCTCGAATGGCTCGAGCGGCCCCTCGCGAAGGCCGGCAAGCTCGAGCAACTCGAGGTTGTCATCGCGACGGTGCTCCTGCTGATCACCGCCACCGTGATCGCTCCCGACGACAAGGTCTCGACCGTCATGATCGCCGGCGCACTCGGCATGATCACCTACATCGCGGTCAACGGACTCGGCGAGATGTTCCACATCCCCGAGGAAGGCGAAGAGTCCAGCGGCGGCCCGAGCGGCCTCGCCAAGGCCACCGGTAAGGCCGGCTTCTTCCTGTTCCTCTACCTCGAGGTGCTCGACGCATCGTTCTCGTTCGACGGTGTCATCGGCGCCTTCGCCATCACGTCCGACCCGATCATCATCGCCCTGGGCCTCGGCTTCATCGGCGCGATGTTCGTCCGTTCGATCACCATCTTCCTGGTGCGCAAGGGCACGCTGTCCGATTACGTGTACCTCGAGCACGGTGCTCACTGGGCCATCGGTGCGCTGGCGCTGATCCTGCTGTACTCCATCGGTACGCACGTGCCGGAGGTCATCACCGGCCTGGTCGGAGTCGCCCTGATCGGTGCAGCGTTCGCCTCGAGCATCTACCGCAACCGCAAGATCGCGGCGAGGGAAGGTGCGGATGCTGTGAAGACCAGCATCCCCTGATCCTCGACAGTTCGAATCACATGCAGATGGGAGCCCTCGATCCGACAGCTCGGATCGGGGGCTCCCATCGCTTTTCCGTATCACGTGCGCATTCGCGCAGCTACTTCGACGAAAGGCTCGACATGGCCATCGACTACAACAAGAAGCCCGAGCAGAATGCCGGCGGCATCAACCTGAGCAAGATCAACCTCACCAAGGAATCGCCCACCGTCAGCCTCTCCAAGGCCGGATCGGGCCAAGGTGTGACGCGGGTGAACCTCAACTGGTCGCGCGGTGAGCAGAAGAAGGGCTTCCTCGCCAAGCTCACCGGCGCGAGCGGTGGTGTGGACCTCGATCTCGGTTGCCTCTTCGAACTCGCCGACGGTTCCAAGGGCGTCATCCAAGCCCTCGGCAACAGCTTCGGCGCGCTGAACACCCCGCCCTACATCCACCTCGACGGCGACGATCGCACGGGTTCGAGCACCGGTGGCGAGAACATGTCCGTCAACCTCGAACGTCCCGAACTGTTCAAGCGCGTGCTGATCTTCGCGATGATCTACGAGGGTGCCCCGAACTGGGCGGCCGTGGACGGCGTCGTCACCCTGACCCCGCCGTCCGGCCCGCAGATCGAGGTGCGCCTGGACTCGCCGAACAACGGCGCGCGGATCTGCGCGATCGCGATGCTGCAGAGCGACGGACAGGGCATCACCGTCGAGCGCCTCGTGCAGTACATCGACGGCAGCCAGTCCGATCTCGACCGCGCGTTCGGGTGGGGCATGCAATGGCAGGCGGGGCGTAAGTAGCTCTGTCTTGGACGTCGCCCCGGTCGACATGATCGGCACGGGAGATCCCGTCGGCGCGTGCCGGCGGGATCTCGGTGGTTCCGACCCTGCTCAGCGGGCTCGGCACCACCGAAGTGTGTGTCACTCCTACGGGGCGAGCCGTCGGCTGTCGAACTCCTGACCGCCGGAGGGAATCAGCTTCGGTGGAGAGCGAGGACCGGAATAGTGCGCACTCCGCGGGTCTTTTCCTCGTACTCGGCGAAACCGGGGTAACGACGGGCCTGCTCGGCATAGATGCGGTCGCGTTCGGCGCCGGTAATCTCCTCCACGGTGACCGTGAGGGTCTCGGTGCCGATCTCGACCTCCGCTCGGCCGGCCGTGGTGAGGTTGTAGTACCAGGCCGGATGGGAGGGTGCGCCCCCTTTGCTCGCGAAGACGTACATGATCGCAGCATCCTCCGGGTCCGGCAGATACAGCGTCGGAGTCACCGTCTCGCGACCGCTCTTGCGGCCACGATGGTGAACGAGCATCATCGGTGCTCCCTCGAAGCTGCCGCCGACACGGCCTCCGTTGGCTCTGAATTCGGCGATCACCTGCGCGTTCCAGTCGTCGGACGTACTCATGGGGCGAATCCTCCTGACTACTGCGGGCGGCTTGGACTCATCGGTTCTTCCTCACACATCGTGTCGGGTCCACAGTTCGACCGGCGCTCACGAGGTCGACGTCGACGCCTCCGTCCCACCCGGCGTCGTCACCGCCTCCACCGTCATCAGCCGCGTGATCTCCTCCCCATCCGCCTGTGACGGCAATCCCCAGCCGTCCCGGTAGCCGTACAGCTCGCGCAGGGTGATCGCGTGCCGGTTGCCGTCGGCGATCTCGATGTCGTCGACGGTGATCAGGCCGGGATGCGCCACACCCGTCGCCTGCGCGATCTTGAACACGTCGCGGCGTAGGGCTTCGATGTAGTCGGCGACGCGGTCGGCCTTGGACGGGACGTCGAGTCCTCGGGTGAGCCAGCGGTTCTGTGTGGCGACTCCGGTAGGGCAGCGGTCGGTGTGGCATTTCTGTGCCTGGATGCATCCGATGGAGAACATCGGTTCGCGGGCGACGTTGACCATGTCGCAGCCGAGTGCCATTGCGACCACCGCATTGTCGGGTAGGCCGAGTTTTCCGGCGCCGATGAAGGTGACGTCGTCGGTCAGACCGGCCTCGGCGAACGTCGCGTAGACCCGCGCGAAGCCGCTGCGGAACGGCAGTGAGACAGCGTCGGCGAACACCAAAGGTGCTGCGCCGGTGCCGCCTTCGCCCCCGTCGATCGTGACGAAGTCGACGCCGCGGTCGGTCTCGCTCATCTGCCGTGTGAGTTCGTCCCAGAAGGTCGTATCGCCCACGGCGGACTTGACCCCCACGGGAAGTCCCGTCTCGGCCGCGAGCATTTCGACCCAATCGAGCAGGCCGTCGATGTCGTGGAACTCCGTGTGGCGCGATGGGCTCACGCAGTCCTTCCCGATGGGGATGCCCCGGACTTCGGCAATCTCCGGGGTGACCTTCGCGGCAGGGAGCAAGCCACCGAGCCCCGGCTTGGCACCTTGACTGAGTTTGATCTCCAGGGCACGCACGGGCGCCGACTCGACGACCCGCTTCAATCGTGCGAGGTCGAAGTTTCCGTCCTCGTCGCGGCAGCCGAAATAGCCGGTGCCGATCTGGAAGATCAACTCCCCGCCGTTGCGGTGGTACTTCGTCAGACCACCTTCGCCCGTATTCTGCAGACAACCGGCCGCCCGGGCACCCCGGTTGAGTGCTTCCACAGCGGCGCCCGACAGTGAACCGAAGCTCATCGCCGAGATGTTGACGAACGACTCGGGACGGAAGGCGCGGGCACGTCCCCGGGCAGCGCCGAGCACCTTCGCGGACGGGATCGACACTTTCTCACCCCCGTGAGGGGCACTCGACGGCGGCAGGTCCGAGAACGTGCGGTGCTTGATGATCGTGTATCCGTCGGTGTACTCGATGTCGTTGTCGCTACCGAAACCGAAGGTGTTGGTGACGTTCTTCGACGAGGCGTATATCCATCTGCGCTGGTCGCGGTTGAACGGCCGCTCCTCGTCGTTGTTCGTCGTGATGTACTGCCGCAGTTCGGGTCCCAGCGACTCCAACAGATAGCGCCCGTGCCCGAGAATCGGGAAGTTGCGTAGCAGCGAATGTCGCTTCTGCACAAGATCGTAGGCGCCGACAGCGGCCGCCGCAGCGGCCGGGATTCCGAGCGTTTTCGACCATCCCATCTCCCGAGAGTACGTCCGGACGATGCTGGTCCGGGCGTAATCGCCGACCCGTTTCGGCAGGCGGAGGGCCGGGGTATTCCTCGGCAAACCGTGCGTGGCGAGAGGTGATCGAATGCTGAACCGTGACCGGCAGGCCGACTACGACGAAGGCGACCTCGAGGTCGGGGACCGTAAGAAGGCCGCAGCGGGCGTCACCGGTGTCGCGGTGGCGATGAAACGATCCCTCGAACAGATGGGGCTGGTGCGCTCCGCCGAGACGCTGCTCGAGTTGAACCAGGCCGAAGGGTTCGACTGCCCGAGCTGCGCGTGGCCCGATCCCGACCCCGGCCATCGCAAGATCGCCGAATTCTGCGAGAACGGCGCCAAGGCCGTCGCCGAGGAAGGCACCACCCGACGCGCCGACCCCGGGTTCTTCGCGCGGTACAGCATCGCCGAACTCGCCGAGCACAGCGAACTGTGGCTCGGTAAACAGGGCCGCATCACGCACCCGATGGTCAAGCGACCCGGCGCCACGCACTACACCCCGATCGGGTGGGACGAGGCCTTCACCCTCATCGGTGAGCAGCTGAAGTCGCTGGACGGCCCCGATCAGGCCACCTTCTATACGTCCGGACGCGCATCGAACGAGGCCGCCTTCGTGTACCAGCTGTTCGCGCGGGCGTTCGGGACGAACAACCTGCCCGACTGCTCGAACATGTGCCACGAATCCACGAGCATCGCGCTGCAGGAGTCGATCGGCATCGGCAAGGCCAGCGTGATGCTCGACGACGTGCACAACGCCGAGCTGATCATCCTGCAGGGGCAGAACCCCGGCACCAACCACCCGCGCATGCTCACCGCACTCGAAGAGGCCAAGCAGAACGGCGCGAAGATCCTGACGATCAACCCGCTGCGCGAAGCGGGCCTGGTCAATTTCCGGAACCCGCAGACACCGCGCGGCCTGCTCGGTCGAGGAACGGATCTGTCCGACCTGCATCTGTCGATCAAGGTCGACGGCGACCTCGCGCTGCTGCAGGCGTTCGGGTCGTTGCTCGTCGAATGGGATGCGCTCGACCACGACTTCGTGCAGAACCACACCCAGGGATTCGACGAATGGGTCGAACACATCCGGAACATCGACTGGGACGAGGTGGTCGCCGCGACCGGCCTGTCGCGACAGCAGATCACCGAGGCCGCGCAGATGTTGCGCCGCTCGAAGGCGACGGTCTTCTGCTGGGCTATGGGGATCACTCAGCACCGCAACGCGGTCGCGACCATCAAGGAGATCTGCAACCTTGCGTTCGCGCAGGGCAACATCGGCAAGCGCGGCGCCGGACTGATGCCGGTGCGCGGTCACTCGAACGTCCAGGGCGACCGCACGATGGGAATCTGGGAGCGGGCACCGCAGAGCTTCCTCGACGCGATCGAGAAGGAGTTCGGCTTCGATCCGCCTCGTGAGAACGGTTACGACACGGTCGATTCGATCCGGGCGATGCGTGATGGCAAGGTGCGCTTCTTCCTCGGTCTCGGCGGCAACTTCGTGCAAGCGGCGCCGGACACCGCCGTCACCGCCGAGGCGATGGCCGGCATCGACATGACAGTGCACATCTCGACGAAACCGAACCGCTCCCACCTGGTCTGCGGCACAACGGCATTGATTCTCCCGACGCTCGGACGTACCGACAGGGACGTCCAGGCTTCCGGACCGCAGTTCGTGTCGGTCGAGGACACGACGTGCGCGGTCCACGCCTCCCGAGGACCGTTGAAACCGCCCAGCGAGCACGTGCGTTCGGAGGTCGCGATCATCACCGGCATCGCCGAGGCCACGCTCGGCGACCGCTACGGGCTCGACTGGAAGGCGATGCGCGACGATTACGCGAACATTCGTTCGCGCATCTCCCGCGTCGTCCCGGGTTGTGAGGGCTACGAGGTCAATGTCCGGCGGCCGGGAGGATTCATCCTGCCGCATCCACCCCGGGACACTCGAACCTTCCAGACCGATTCGGGCCTGGCAGAATTCGCGGTCTCTCCGGTGGAGGTGGTTCAGGTACCGCCCGGCCATCTGCTGCTGCAGACGATCCGCAGTCACGACCAGTTCAACACCACCATCTACGGTCTCAGCGACCGCTATCGCGGGATCGAAGGCGGACGGCGCGTCGTGTTCATGCATCGGGACGACATCGCGACGCTGGGCTTCGACAACGGGGACTTCGTCGACCTGTTCACGCTGTGGGACGGCGACGAACGCGAGCGGTGTGCCACAAGGTTCCGGATCGTCGAGTACGACCTGCCGCGAGGGAGCGCGGCCGCCTACTACCCGGAGACCAACCCTCTCGTGCCGCTCGATTCGACGGCGTTGAAGAGCAACTGTCCCACCTACAAGTCGGTCGTGATCTCCCTGGCGCCCGCCGGAAGTCGCGACGACGAGTGTCCGGACGTGCTCGGAACCGCACCCGTGGGATCGGACTGGTCGCACAAGACGAGTCCGGAGCCGAAGCACCTCTCCTGACGGGTGGTCAGGACGCGTCGAATACTCCCTCGCGCAACAGAGTCTCGGCCGCTGCGAAGGCTGCAGCTCGTCGCCTCACGGTGGGCGGTGCCGGTGGGTTGCCGTTCCACTGGTCGAACAGGGTGCTCAGGCTCGAGGCGATGCGTTCCGGCGACTTCCAGTGGCGCCACGCATCGAAGTCCTTCGTGCGCGCGAGTTTCCGTGCTGTCTCGAGCGGGCCGAGTCCGGCCCGATGATGGTCGCGGGCAGCGTCGCGCAGCCACAGCCAGTACTCGCGCAGTGCTCGGATCTCCGTCGCGCCGCACGTCGGCCCGTGTCCGGGCACGTACGCCGCGGCGTCCCAGCCGAGCAGACGGTCGAGCGCCGACAGCCAGTTGTCGAGCGGGCCGTGCCACAGGATCGGCGTCGAACCGATGAACAGTAGGTCGCCGGTGAAGACCACGCCGGCGTCGGGAACACGAGCGACGAGATCGCCGGCCGTGTGGCACGGTCCGAGCTGCTCGAGTTCGACCACGCGACCACCGATCTCCAGAGTCAGGGCGGTCGCGAAGGTGGTGTCGGGCATCCGGGGTGTGCGGCGGGGAAAGCGGGCGTCGCCGCGGACGCGCGCCATGTAGGCACCTGTCGCGCCGATCGGTCCCGGCATCCACCGGATCAGCGAGCCCGTGCCCGCGAGCACCGTGAGAGCGCGCGGTGGAAGATCTTCGCGCATCGCGTCCAGTGCTGCCGTGCTGGTGATGATCCGTGTTTCGGATGGCAGCGTGTCGTTGCCCCACCAGTGGTCGCCGTCGTTGTGGGTGTTCACGGCATCGGTGATCGGAGCATCGGCGACGAGCGGTGCCTGAACCTCGGCGATGCGTCGCGCCCACGCGACATCCCACGCCGTATCGACGACCAGCGATGCGGATCCCGGGGAGACGACCAGTCCCGTGTTGGCCTCGCCCCAACCGCCGGGTGTGCGCACGAACGCCCAGACACCGTCACCGACCTGCTGTAACCCACTCATATCGTCCTCCTCTCGCCACCCTACCGACGTGTCCGTTTCCCGGATGTTCGACTCGGGTAGCCCATGGGCAGCCGTCCTCGACAGGAGCCGATACGACATGAGACTCAGCACCGTGCTCGCGACCGCCGCCGCTACGACGACCACCGCGCTCGTCGGATCGATCGCCTCCCAGGACACGAACTCCCGGTGGTACCGCAAGCTACGCAAGCCGGGTTTCCAACCTCCGGCCGCAGCGTTTCCGATCGTGTGGACCGCGCTGTATGCCGATATCGCAGTGACCTCGGCTGTCGCGATCGACGAGTACACCGATGCCGACGACTACGCGGGTCGCCGCAACTACATCGCTGCGCTCGCCACGAATCTCGTCCTCAACGCGTCGTGGTCATGGGTGTTCTTCAAGTGGCATCGGCTGATGCCTGCCACGGTGGTGGCCGCGCTGCTCGCTGCCAGCACGGCAGATCTGACCCGCCGGACGGCCGAGGCGAATCCGGCTGCGGGTGCCGCGCTGGCTCCGTACTCGGCGTGGACGGCGTTCGCCACACTGCTGACCGGACGGATCGCGCAGCTCAACCGCTGATCCGCGGACGTCACGAGCGGTAATGAGACACTTCTTCGCAATCTGTCTCATCTGTGCGACTGTCGGTACATGACTGTTGCAACGGGGGCGTCGGAGCAGGAAGCGCAGGAACTCGGGGGATCACCGTGGGACTCCCAGCATCGGGAGTTCGACTACGACCTGCACGACATCGAGGGCACGATCCCCGAGAGCCTGAGTGGCACGCTCTACCGGATCGGACCCGGCCGCTTCGACATCGACGGTCATCCCCTGAGCCACATCTTCGACGGCGACGGCATGGTGTCCCGGATCCGCATCGGACCGGACGGTATCCACTATCGGAACCGGTACGTGCGCACGAAGAGTTTCGCCAGGACGAACGAGACACGTCGTCCTCCGAAAGGATTCAGCACGCAGCGGCTCGGCGGTCCGCTCGCCAACGCGATGAGGTTCCCCGAGAACCTCGCGAATACCAGTGTGCTGCTGCACGACGATGCGCTCTACGCCCTCTGGGAAGGGGGACGGCCGCACCGGCTCGACGCGGAGACCCTTCGGACCTACGGTCCCGAATCGTTCGACGGCGCGTTGAAACGGCTCGGCGCGTTCTCCGCGCATCCGAAGATCGACCCGATGACAGGGGACGTCTTCAACTTCGGGCTCGACTTCTTTCCCCGGCCGATGATCCGCTGCTACCGGCTGGACCGTGGTGACCGGCTGCGCGGGCTGGCAACGATCCCGATTCCCAAGCTCGGATTCGTCCACGACTTCGCGCTGACCGAACGGCACATGGTGTTCGTGCTGGGGCCGTTGGTGGTTCGGAATCCCGTCCCGGTCGCACTGGGGTTGCGGCCCTTCGACGATGCGTTGTCGTACCGACCGGAACTCGGCACCACCATCGTCCTGGTGCCGCGGGACGGTGGTGACCCGACGGCCTTCGAACACGACGCGCTGTTCCACTTCCACGTCACCAACGCCTACGAGGCCGGCGATCGCACCGTCGTCGAACTCGTCGCGCACGATCCGGCCGACGGTTGGGAAGGATGGAACGGTCACCTGCGCAACTATCGTGGCGATGCCGGACCGGCCTTCGGCGGCACGCTCACTCGGCTGTCCGTCGACCGCAGGACCCGCCGCATCACCGCCACCGCGGTCGACGATCACGGATGCGAGTTCCCTCAACTCGACCAGCGGTTCGCCACCACCGAGCATCGATTCAGCTACACCGCGTCGGCATCGGTTCCGGGAGGGGATCCCGACTCGGTCACCACGATCGATCACCGCACGGGCACGACGAGCCGGTACACGGCCGAGGCCGGCGACACCGTCTGTGAACCTCTGTTCGCACCGGGCAGCGACACCGAGGGTGACGGCTGGTTGCTGACGCTCGAACACCAGCCCGCGCGCAGGGCCAGCAGGCTTCTCGTCCTGCGTGCCGCCCGGCCGGGCGACGGACCGGTCGCGACGGTGAACCTGCAGCATCACGTGCCGATGACCTTCCACGGCGCGTTTCGGCCCGACAGTGGCGCTACCTCCGACCGGCGGTAGGCCGATCGTCATCTCGCTTCTGACGGATCTACCGTTGCGGCTCGACCGGTCTCGGCTGGGACGTGAAGCGCCGACGCGTGGCGTAGATCAGCCCGCCCACTGCGATCACGGCCGCACCGGTGAGCACCGATGAGCCGGGCAGCGTGAACGCCAGGGCCAGGCATCCGGCCAGCCCGAGTGAAGCAATGATGCGCCCGCGTCGCCCGCCGTCCGGAAGCGTCCAGGCGGAGGCGTTGGCGAGGGCGTAGTAGACCAGCACCCCGAACGACGAGAACCCGATCGCGGCACGGACATCCGCGGTCGCGGCGACGACCGCGACGATCACTCCGACGGCGAGTTCGGCCCGGTGTGGCACCGCGAACCGAGGGTGCACCGCGGCCAGTGCGTGCGGCAGATGCCGGTCCCGTGCCATCGCGAAGGTGGTGCGCGAGACCCCCAGCACCAGGGCGAGCAGTGAACCCAGAGCGGCAACGACGGCCCCGGCGCGCACCACCGGCTCCAACCACTCGACTCCGGCCGCGGTCACCACACTCGACAACGGTGCAGTCGCCTCGGCCAGCCCGCGAGGGCCCAGCACCAGCAGCGCGACCGCAGCGACCGCCAGATAGACGAGCAGGGTGATGCCCAGTGCCATCGAGATCGCGCGCGGTATCGTGCGCGCCGGTTCGCGTACCTCCTCGCCGAGGGTGGCGATCCGCGCGTACCCGGCGAAGGCGAAGAACAACAACCCGCCCGCCTGCAGCACCCCGCCCACGGTGATGTCGGTGCCGAACCCGAGGCGGGTCGCCTCGGCGGAGCCGGAGTTCGACCCTGCGACAACCACCGCGGCGAGTACGGCCAGCACGACCGCCACGATGATCCGGGTCGCGAGTGCCGATTTCTGGATACCGCGATAGTTCACCGCCGTGAGCAACACGACCGCGGCGACCGCGACCGCGTGCGCCTGCTCCGGCCAGGCGTAGAGGCCGACGGTCAACGCCATGGCCGCGCACGAGGCGGTCTTGCCGACCACGAAACACCAGCCCGCCAGATACCCCCAGAACTCGCCCAGCCGTTCGCGTCCGTACACATATGTGCCGCCGGAGACCGGATACCGCGCCGCCAGTCGTCCCGACGAGGACGCATTGCAGTACGCCACGATTGCCGCCACCGCGAGCCCGATCAGCAGGCCCGACCCCGCAGCTCCGGCTGCGGGCGCCAGGGCCACGAAGATCCCCGCCCCGAGCATCGATCCGAGACCGATCACGACTGCATCGGCCGGCCCGAGGCGTCGTTGCAGCCCCTCGGGCGTGCCCGTCCCTGTCGTCTCCGACATCACGGCTCCTTCGCGCGCACCCAGATTGGATCAAAATGATTTGATGTATCTGGTGCTATCATCAGGTGATGGAGTCGGTGCGTCAACCTGTCCCGGCCTTCGTGCAGTTGGCCGCCCATCCGGTGCGGTGGCAACTGCTCACCGCGCTGTCCGGCGGCGACTATCGGGTCCGGGAGATGGTGTCGCTGGTCGGGGAGCCGCAGAACCTCGTCTCCTATCACCTCCGCCTGCTCCGCGACGGCGGGCTGGTGCGGGCTTCCCGCAGCAGCTTCGACGGCCGCGACAGCTACTACCACCTCGACCTCGACCGGTGCACCGAGATGCTGGCCGGTACCGGCGCGGTGCTGCATCCGGCGTTGGGGTGCAACCGCCCGCCTGTGACGTTCACGTCCGCGAAGCCCTCACCGGTGCTGTTCGTGTGCACCGGTAACAGTGCCCGCTCCGTGATCGCGGAAGCTCTGCTCCGGCAGCGCACCGGCGGGACCGTCGACACGACCAGCGCAGGCACCCGCCCGAAACGGGACATGCACCCGAACACGGTGCGGGTGCTGCGGGAAGAGTTCGGGATCGACATCACCGGCCGGCATCCCCGCCACCTCGGCAGTCTTGCCGGCCGCCGCTTCGGCACGGTGATCACCTTGTGCGACAAGGCGCGCGAAGCCTGCCCCGAGTTCGACGACGAC harbors:
- a CDS encoding carotenoid oxygenase family protein codes for the protein MTVATGASEQEAQELGGSPWDSQHREFDYDLHDIEGTIPESLSGTLYRIGPGRFDIDGHPLSHIFDGDGMVSRIRIGPDGIHYRNRYVRTKSFARTNETRRPPKGFSTQRLGGPLANAMRFPENLANTSVLLHDDALYALWEGGRPHRLDAETLRTYGPESFDGALKRLGAFSAHPKIDPMTGDVFNFGLDFFPRPMIRCYRLDRGDRLRGLATIPIPKLGFVHDFALTERHMVFVLGPLVVRNPVPVALGLRPFDDALSYRPELGTTIVLVPRDGGDPTAFEHDALFHFHVTNAYEAGDRTVVELVAHDPADGWEGWNGHLRNYRGDAGPAFGGTLTRLSVDRRTRRITATAVDDHGCEFPQLDQRFATTEHRFSYTASASVPGGDPDSVTTIDHRTGTTSRYTAEAGDTVCEPLFAPGSDTEGDGWLLTLEHQPARRASRLLVLRAARPGDGPVATVNLQHHVPMTFHGAFRPDSGATSDRR
- a CDS encoding arsenate reductase/protein-tyrosine-phosphatase family protein, which translates into the protein MESVRQPVPAFVQLAAHPVRWQLLTALSGGDYRVREMVSLVGEPQNLVSYHLRLLRDGGLVRASRSSFDGRDSYYHLDLDRCTEMLAGTGAVLHPALGCNRPPVTFTSAKPSPVLFVCTGNSARSVIAEALLRQRTGGTVDTTSAGTRPKRDMHPNTVRVLREEFGIDITGRHPRHLGSLAGRRFGTVITLCDKAREACPEFDDDTRSIHWSIPDPAAAGDVGDDTCPAFRATAAEIDTRIRYLCETLYATT
- a CDS encoding APC family permease, producing MSETTGTGTPEGLQRRLGPADAVVIGLGSMLGAGIFVALAPAAGAAGSGLLIGLAVAAIVAYCNASSSGRLAARYPVSGGTYVYGRERLGEFWGYLAGWCFVVGKTASCAAMALTVGLYAWPEQAHAVAVAAVVLLTAVNYRGIQKSALATRIIVAVVLAVLAAVVVAGSNSGSAEATRLGFGTDITVGGVLQAGGLLFFAFAGYARIATLGEEVREPARTIPRAISMALGITLLVYLAVAAVALLVLGPRGLAEATAPLSSVVTAAGVEWLEPVVRAGAVVAALGSLLALVLGVSRTTFAMARDRHLPHALAAVHPRFAVPHRAELAVGVIVAVVAATADVRAAIGFSSFGVLVYYALANASAWTLPDGGRRGRIIASLGLAGCLALAFTLPGSSVLTGAAVIAVGGLIYATRRRFTSQPRPVEPQR